The Palaemon carinicauda isolate YSFRI2023 chromosome 37, ASM3689809v2, whole genome shotgun sequence genome contains a region encoding:
- the LOC137629284 gene encoding tigger transposable element-derived protein 1-like, which produces MDSAGSHATDLQYDWVQVAFLPPNITALIQLMYQGVICPFKALYTCAMMEGLIAAVDDNDKDNDDEEGFTLKKYWRKYNIASCLTNLQHALQEMETETINSSWKKLWPAIVHDYAGFTPDEIHHSAVEKAVTLARIIEDEGFTDMMEGDGNSLIEAQSDLLTNEDFLQITKSASEEEQDEEVNKTGLTLENLQEMCNMARALHRFAQEVDENSSSCRVLQPC; this is translated from the coding sequence ATGGACTCTGCAGGAAGCCATGCAACAGACCTGCAGTATGATTGGGTGCAGGTTGCGTTTCTGCCCCCTAACATCACAGCGCTTATACAGCTGATGTATCAAGGGGTCATTTGTCCATTTAAGGCACTCTACACTTGTGCCATGATGGAGGGCCTCATCGCGGCAGTTGACGACAATGACAAAGACAACGATGACGAAGAAGGCTTCACCTTGAAAAAGTACTGGCGCAAGTACAACATTGCGTCATGTTTGACTAACTTGCAGCATGCATTGCAAGAAATGGAAACAGAAACCATCAATTCAAGTTGGAAGAAATTATGGCCTGCTATTGTTCATGATTACGCAGGCTTCACTCCTGACGAAATCCATCACTCGGCAGTGGAGAAGGCAGTGACGCTGGCCCGCATAATTGAGGATGAAGGATTCACAGACATGATGGAAGGAGACGGGAACAGCCTTATCGAGGCCCAATCAGACCTGCTGACAAACGAAGACTTCCTTCAGATAACGAAGTCAGCGAGTGAAGAAGAGCAAGACGAAGAAGTGAATAAGACTGGCCTTACTCTGGAGAACCTGCAAGAAATGTGCAACATGGCAAGGGCATTGCATCGCTTTGCACAAGAAGTCGATGAGAACAGTTCGAGCTGTCGAGTTTTGCAACCGTGTTGA